The following are encoded in a window of Legionella adelaidensis genomic DNA:
- the rnhB gene encoding ribonuclease HII, with product MLVAGVDEVGRGPLAGPVITAAVILKAPIEGVTDSKLLTPTRRRELAEQIKEQAICYAYGRAEVEEINELNIHYATLLAMKRAVENMAITPHKVLVDGKHLPQVSIPCYAIVKGDLLIQDISAASILAKVHRDEEMERMDAVYPGYAFASHKGYSTKLHQQKLKELGPCDIHRKNFYFVAQALELMEQLS from the coding sequence ATGCTCGTTGCAGGGGTTGATGAAGTGGGTAGAGGCCCTTTGGCAGGGCCAGTAATAACTGCGGCTGTAATTCTTAAAGCTCCCATTGAAGGGGTCACGGATTCAAAGCTATTAACACCTACTCGCCGCCGTGAATTGGCAGAGCAAATTAAAGAGCAAGCCATTTGCTATGCCTACGGGCGAGCAGAGGTAGAAGAAATTAATGAATTAAATATTCATTATGCTACATTATTAGCGATGAAAAGAGCCGTTGAAAACATGGCTATTACACCGCATAAAGTTCTGGTGGATGGCAAACATTTACCTCAAGTTTCGATTCCTTGCTATGCCATTGTAAAAGGGGATCTATTAATTCAAGATATAAGCGCTGCGTCGATTCTGGCTAAAGTACATCGAGATGAAGAAATGGAGCGTATGGATGCAGTGTATCCGGGATACGCATTTGCCAGCCATAAAGGCTATAGTACAAAATTACATCAACAAAAGTTAAAAGAGCTAGGTCCTTGTGATATTCACCGCAAGAATTTTTATTTTGTTGCCCAAGCTTTAGAATTAATGGAGCAACTGTCTTAA
- a CDS encoding MFS transporter: MSNPLINISLRQAYWYASFLVLYEFLTYIANDMIMPGMIQVVSGFHGPESAVATSLTLYILGGASLQLFLGPLSDRFGRRPVMIFGAVLFFICTVFIAASQSMEQFLAARFFQGMGLCFIGVIGYATLQEIFAEMDAIRLIAIMANVSILAPLLGPVLGALFIHYFNWRFIFIVISCFALVALWGLWRFMPEPIGQRKRDGEMIQRSSLSPRVVLFNYLQLIKNKNFIFSSIALGVVGVPCVAWIALAPVILIADAKLSVITYGLLQIPVFGASIVGNWYLHKMTRKDTSLQKMIKSGTIVSVVSLVMMYILPLLFNASFLYIMPGLIVYFFGLSVSSAPLTRYALFVTSVTKGTASALMNMTALLIQAGGVELANILYQNHNNILFGLYCALCGFVFLVLVLGFNRSSRSKKCVIPTEKSPLS; encoded by the coding sequence ATGTCGAACCCCTTAATTAATATTTCCTTACGTCAAGCCTATTGGTATGCATCCTTTCTGGTTCTATACGAATTTCTCACCTATATTGCCAACGATATGATTATGCCGGGCATGATACAGGTGGTTTCCGGGTTTCATGGGCCGGAATCAGCGGTGGCTACTTCTTTAACCTTATATATTTTGGGTGGGGCAAGCTTACAATTATTTTTAGGCCCTCTTTCTGATCGCTTCGGTCGACGACCGGTTATGATTTTTGGTGCAGTTTTATTTTTTATTTGCACGGTTTTTATCGCAGCTTCGCAATCCATGGAACAATTTTTGGCTGCTCGTTTTTTTCAAGGCATGGGTCTTTGTTTTATTGGGGTAATTGGTTACGCGACTCTGCAAGAAATTTTTGCGGAAATGGATGCGATTCGTTTAATTGCCATTATGGCTAATGTTTCTATATTAGCGCCTCTTTTAGGTCCTGTATTAGGTGCTTTATTTATTCATTATTTTAATTGGCGGTTTATCTTCATAGTGATTAGTTGCTTTGCCCTTGTAGCCTTATGGGGATTATGGCGATTTATGCCAGAACCGATAGGACAGAGGAAAAGAGATGGAGAGATGATTCAAAGGAGTTCGTTAAGTCCGCGCGTTGTTCTTTTTAATTATTTGCAATTAATTAAGAATAAGAATTTTATTTTCAGTTCTATTGCTTTAGGTGTGGTCGGGGTGCCATGCGTAGCCTGGATTGCGCTTGCTCCGGTTATATTAATTGCTGACGCAAAGCTCTCCGTAATTACTTATGGTCTTCTGCAAATTCCTGTATTCGGCGCTTCAATTGTCGGGAATTGGTACCTACATAAAATGACAAGGAAAGATACGTCTCTACAGAAGATGATTAAATCCGGGACTATAGTATCGGTAGTTAGCCTGGTTATGATGTATATATTACCCCTCCTGTTTAATGCCAGTTTTCTTTATATTATGCCGGGTTTAATTGTTTATTTTTTCGGATTATCGGTTAGCAGCGCTCCATTAACGCGCTACGCGCTTTTTGTTACTTCTGTGACTAAAGGAACCGCCTCGGCACTTATGAATATGACGGCCTTGCTTATTCAAGCAGGAGGAGTGGAGTTGGCAAATATTTTATATCAAAACCATAATAATATTCTTTTTGGCCTGTATTGTGCTCTTTGTGGGTTTGTTTTTTTGGTTTTAGTGTTGGGGTTTAATAGAAGCAGCCGTTCTAAAAAATGCGTTATCCCCACGGAAAAATCTCCGCTCTCCTAA
- the sdbB gene encoding Dot/Icm T4SS effector alpha/beta hydrolase, whose translation MAKKVKTSSFFHSRMQQFVANLLFPVGTGDWYKSKGYGAKGANPNDAFSDFMHTQKTDSKAQYYQAFKGLDFKLDMVLSKLSNGDSCALEVLECKPPAINEAEGERAKPGTGKHIVYFPGANTYYQACFRDISTAAHETGATVHAFNFPGTGRSTGRVKEANDLINAGMAVVLSLLKQGVHPDDIILQGDCYGAGIALEVKKQFESQADVKIRVIMNNAFKSFKAAVCDMITESPWLPSRLKSIVKMLLQFTGWHVAPGKKYVGSDPYQCHIQHLDDQTLKTSTLSGKVARYKDEMETGVTTSAKREAKVDTCPEEYKADRDELDAKHLVRVKQSAKKRLGEKFGVDKYGRVNAHFADLCELEMLNGKSVYEGFVNDYITRSDRYIQSNPQVLGTKQVKFLAEADSMEITQDDAENIQFVTQLISEGQIKKFTRSDENAPTAMDSGERVLSR comes from the coding sequence ATGGCCAAGAAAGTAAAGACAAGCTCCTTCTTTCACAGTCGTATGCAACAATTTGTAGCCAATCTTTTATTTCCCGTGGGAACGGGTGATTGGTACAAAAGTAAAGGCTATGGTGCGAAGGGAGCTAACCCTAACGATGCCTTTAGCGATTTTATGCATACACAAAAAACCGATTCAAAAGCACAATATTATCAAGCTTTTAAGGGATTAGATTTTAAATTAGACATGGTTCTCTCTAAATTAAGCAATGGTGACTCTTGCGCGCTGGAAGTTTTGGAATGCAAACCACCCGCTATCAATGAAGCAGAAGGCGAGAGAGCAAAGCCGGGAACAGGGAAACATATTGTTTATTTTCCCGGGGCTAATACTTATTATCAAGCTTGCTTTCGCGATATCAGCACGGCTGCTCATGAAACCGGAGCTACCGTACACGCATTTAACTTTCCCGGTACTGGTAGAAGTACGGGCAGGGTAAAAGAAGCAAATGATTTAATCAATGCCGGTATGGCAGTCGTTCTTTCCTTACTTAAACAAGGAGTACATCCTGACGATATTATTTTGCAGGGAGACTGTTATGGTGCAGGCATAGCTCTCGAGGTAAAAAAACAATTTGAAAGCCAAGCCGACGTAAAAATTCGTGTCATTATGAACAATGCTTTTAAATCGTTCAAAGCAGCCGTTTGCGACATGATTACCGAGTCCCCCTGGTTACCCAGTAGATTGAAAAGTATTGTAAAAATGTTATTACAATTTACAGGCTGGCATGTAGCCCCAGGCAAAAAATACGTAGGATCTGATCCCTATCAATGCCATATCCAACACTTGGACGATCAAACTTTAAAAACCTCAACTTTATCAGGAAAAGTAGCTCGGTATAAAGATGAGATGGAAACCGGAGTAACTACTTCAGCGAAAAGGGAAGCAAAAGTAGATACTTGCCCCGAAGAATATAAAGCGGACCGTGATGAATTAGACGCTAAGCACCTGGTTCGGGTAAAACAGTCTGCTAAAAAACGTTTGGGAGAGAAGTTTGGTGTGGATAAGTATGGCAGGGTCAATGCCCATTTTGCCGACCTGTGCGAGCTCGAAATGTTAAACGGTAAATCTGTTTACGAGGGTTTTGTTAACGATTATATAACTCGTTCTGACCGCTATATTCAAAGCAATCCTCAAGTACTCGGGACTAAACAAGTAAAATTTTTAGCCGAAGCCGATTCCATGGAAATTACTCAAGACGATGCCGAAAATATACAATTTGTCACCCAGCTTATTTCTGAAGGGCAAATTAAAAAATTCACACGTTCTGATGAAAACGCTCCTACAGCAATGGACTCTGGAGAAAGAGTGCTTTCTAGATAA